The DNA window CGATAGCCAGAAAGACCTTTGATTACATCTTCAACAAGAACGAGCTGGGAATGATACCTGACGTGTACGCCGAGGACTTTGTGGGCCATTACGGGGGGGAAGAGATAAAGGGACCTGAGGGTCTGCGGCAGTTCCTGGTGATGTACCGCATCGCGTTTCCGGACGCGCGGATAACGGTAATGGACCAGTTTTCCGATACCGACAGGGTGGCGACTCGATGGCGGTT is part of the SAR202 cluster bacterium genome and encodes:
- a CDS encoding ester cyclase — translated: MTEHNKSIARKTFDYIFNKNELGMIPDVYAEDFVGHYGGEEIKGPEGLRQFLVMYRIAFPDARITVMDQFSDTDRVATRWRLTGTQQGPLLEITPSGRIVSVDGLTLTRIERRKIAEEWTQFDSLGLMRQLGVITGAVQMRAQVRTA